One window of Oncorhynchus masou masou isolate Uvic2021 chromosome 28, UVic_Omas_1.1, whole genome shotgun sequence genomic DNA carries:
- the LOC135517541 gene encoding uncharacterized protein LOC135517541 isoform X1, whose amino-acid sequence MEDNKSLNEDDPHDHQGLEGQVQKMKNDILGLNYPEDSEVKDPLPQIELKAVTRRKVKTKRKTSANRSTVEQSTDTDAAERDFVDNQNDEEEDEVKKDPLPQMEQDAVKRNKVKTKRTKRNKVEQITNTDAGPSTSVEFSGMAVQGTSHQGQSNEKILSECVSRACQTRALDLPPIDPDAFNPIIIRFLEKLTEEQWRQLSIGRMDPVMRALLAEMCLQIVRFVSEAILEVIIPAIFRFVRIYSHVSPVSGKSLTESERSSSTNLKVRKRGSSKSSRSCTAKSSSSRNGSQTVLPNTQGDGESISSEPLSDFFGITEDSLLTGVQDSFKKSLNNVLCIQREGQVDTQSLSRVIVGEVSKKVNSIISVAIQTPISGRMSPVIFASGGVSSTKVVEEMVSGISNILQMYINGKSVEQSVVLIEDGVEVDMTHLTGQVMTALSGTVLNFSNKEENEPDKRELLCVVADHMKMLEACKSPEEMLKQGESNLNIKGAKSSLRLSTQSMDRLLTEEFQTKAIESIREIVKRFRGCTSCCSGTTSSSPTPRIGEIRDLMIDPEASELVSTFVSDMDNLTQSIRASCSPAQGEQILLENHQSKIWSYTVGCYYDMKNTLKRLLTCPEKGDLASTFVESTKILSQWFQLCAWTSVIPVMVRLTHQTPFFVNHF is encoded by the exons ATGGAGGATAATAAG AGTTTAAACGAAGATGATCCACATGATCATCAAGGTTTGGAAGGTCAAGTCCAGAAAATGAAGAATGATATCCTGGGTTTAAACTATCCAGAAGATAGTGAAGTGAAGGATCCCCTGCCTCAGATCGAGCTCAAGGCTGTGACAAGGAGAAAAGTTAAG ACCAAGAGGAAGACCAGTGCCAACAGGTCCACAGTTGAACAGAGCACTGATACTGATGCAGCTGAGAGAGATTTTGTTGATAATCAGAATGATGAAGAAGAGGATGAGGTGAAGAAGGATCCTCTGCCTCAGATGGAGCAGGATGCCGTGAAGAGAAATAAAGTCAAG ACCAAGAGGACCAAGAGAAACAAAGTGGAGCAGATTACTAATACAGATGCAG GTCCCTCTACATCTGTGGAATTCTCTGGGATGGCAGTTCAGGGGACATCTCACCAGGGACAATCTAATGAAAAGATCCTAAGTGAGTGTGTCTCCAGGGCCTGTCAGACCAGGGCTCTTGACCTCCCGCCAATCGATCCGGATGCTTTCAACCCGATTATCATCCGGTTTCTGGAAAAACTTACTGAGGA GCAATGGAGGCAGTTAAGCATTGGCAGGATGGACCCT GTGATGAGGGCATTGCTTGCAGAGATGTGCCTGCAGATTGTGCGGTTTGTATCTGAGGCCATCCTGGAGGTCATCATCCCTGCAATTTTCCGTTTTGTACGGATATACAGCCATGTGTCTCCAGTATCCGGCAAGTCTCTGACAGAATCAGAGAGATCCTCTAGCACAAACCTGAAGGTTCGCAAGAGAGGCAGCAGCAAATCCTCAAGGTCTTGCACGGCCAAATCAAGCTCCTCTCGTAATGG GTCTCAGACAGTGTTGCCAAATACTCAGGGAGATGGTGAGTCTATTTCATCTGAGCCACTCAGTGACTTTTTTGGGATCACTGAGGACAGTCTCCTCACTGGTGTCCAGGATTCCTTCAAAAAGTCACTGAACAATGTCCTCTGTATCCAAAGAGAGGGCCAGGTAGACACTCAAAGTCTATCCCGGGTTATTGTTGGAGAAGTGTCAAAGAAGGTCAATTCCATAATCTCTGTGGCCATCCAAACTCCCATCTCTGGGCGAATGTCCCCTGTCATTTTTGCCAGTGGTGGTGTCTCCAGCACCAAGGTGGTTGAGGAGATGGTGTCTGGCATTTCCAACATACTTCAGATGTACATTAATGGGAAGAGTGTTGAGCAGAGTGTTGTTCTCATAGAGGATGGTGTTGAGGTGGATATGACACATTTAACAGGACAGGTCATGACAGCCCTCAGTGGCACTGTTTTGAACTTCAGCAATAAGGAGGAAAATGAACCCGACAAGAGGGAACTGCTTTGTGTTGTTGCTGACCACATGAAGATGCTTGAAGCTTGTAAAAGTCCCGAGGAGATGCTAAAACAAGGAGAGAGCAACCTAAATATCAAAGGTGCCAAATCTAGTCTTCGTCTGTCAACACAAAGTATGGACAGACTACTCACTGAGGAGTTTCAGACCAAGGCCATTGAATCGATCCGGGAGATCGTTAAAAGATTCAGGGGTTGTACATCATGTTGTTCTGGCACTACATCATCTAGTCCAACTCCTAGGATAGGTGAGATCAGAGACCTTATGATTGACCCTGAGGCTTCTGAGTTGGTAAGTACCTTTGTTTCAGACATGGACAATCTTACCCAGTCTATCAGGGCATCCTGCTCCCCTGCACAGGGTGAGCAGATCCTTCTTGAAAACCATCAAAGTAAGATCTGGTCTTACACTGTTGGTTGTTACTACGACATGAAAAATACGCTGAAGAGGCTTCTTACCTGTCCAGAAAAAGGGGATCTCGCAAGTACATTTGTGGAGAGCACAAAGATTCTTTCACAATGGTTCCAACTTTGTGCCTGGACGTCGGTCATTCCAGTAATGGTGAGGCTGACACATCAGACTCCATTTTTTGTAAACCACTTTTAA
- the LOC135517541 gene encoding uncharacterized protein LOC135517541 isoform X4: protein MEDNKSLNEDDPHDHQGLEGQVQKMKNDILGLNYPEDSEVKDPLPQIELKAVTRRKVKTKRKTSANRSTVEQSTDTDAAERDFVDNQNDEEEDEVKKDPLPQMEQDAVKRNKVKTKRTKRNKVEQITNTDAGPSTSVEFSGMAVQGTSHQGQSNEKILSECVSRACQTRALDLPPIDPDAFNPIIIRFLEKLTEEQWRQLSIGRMDPVMRALLAEMCLQIVRFVSEAILEVIIPAIFRFVRIYSHVSPVSGKSLTESERSSSTNLKVRKRGSSKSSRSCTAKSSSSRNGSQTVLPNTQGDVYKEGQQEEPLHSNTFPEPDPCRQ from the exons ATGGAGGATAATAAG AGTTTAAACGAAGATGATCCACATGATCATCAAGGTTTGGAAGGTCAAGTCCAGAAAATGAAGAATGATATCCTGGGTTTAAACTATCCAGAAGATAGTGAAGTGAAGGATCCCCTGCCTCAGATCGAGCTCAAGGCTGTGACAAGGAGAAAAGTTAAG ACCAAGAGGAAGACCAGTGCCAACAGGTCCACAGTTGAACAGAGCACTGATACTGATGCAGCTGAGAGAGATTTTGTTGATAATCAGAATGATGAAGAAGAGGATGAGGTGAAGAAGGATCCTCTGCCTCAGATGGAGCAGGATGCCGTGAAGAGAAATAAAGTCAAG ACCAAGAGGACCAAGAGAAACAAAGTGGAGCAGATTACTAATACAGATGCAG GTCCCTCTACATCTGTGGAATTCTCTGGGATGGCAGTTCAGGGGACATCTCACCAGGGACAATCTAATGAAAAGATCCTAAGTGAGTGTGTCTCCAGGGCCTGTCAGACCAGGGCTCTTGACCTCCCGCCAATCGATCCGGATGCTTTCAACCCGATTATCATCCGGTTTCTGGAAAAACTTACTGAGGA GCAATGGAGGCAGTTAAGCATTGGCAGGATGGACCCT GTGATGAGGGCATTGCTTGCAGAGATGTGCCTGCAGATTGTGCGGTTTGTATCTGAGGCCATCCTGGAGGTCATCATCCCTGCAATTTTCCGTTTTGTACGGATATACAGCCATGTGTCTCCAGTATCCGGCAAGTCTCTGACAGAATCAGAGAGATCCTCTAGCACAAACCTGAAGGTTCGCAAGAGAGGCAGCAGCAAATCCTCAAGGTCTTGCACGGCCAAATCAAGCTCCTCTCGTAATGG GTCTCAGACAGTGTTGCCAAATACTCAGGGAGATG TGTACAAAGAAGGACAACAAGAAGAACCACTGCACTCCAACACCTTCCCAGAACCAGACCCCTGCCGTCAGTGA
- the LOC135518464 gene encoding uncharacterized protein LOC135518464, translated as MMNIEHEAFCKLRRSMHPTSPADIDPKVHSIVERAVRSILGEQSNEPHSNLLSPSQVVVEVVPRLLLALWLQPEEGHSEHPILISGMAVGMVAAVVEKLSCMLKDPSPHIPFSRAAAFDSVQSILGRISQSFSTDDLQSPFYMSSVCAFVADEVQSCFQPPAATLPVPPVLAVAVSTTLPADIQADPASSHLEVVDITPNTEADPASSQLKVVDITPNTEADPASSPLKVVDITPNTEADPASFHLNVKVVTSPHLTHQRQIRLLPT; from the exons ATGATGAACATAGAGCATGAGGCTTTCTGCAAGCTCCGCCGCTCCATGCACCCCACCTCGCCAGCTGACAT CGATCCTAAGGTCCACAGCATCGTGGAAAGAGCTGTGAGGAGCATTCTGGGCGAGCAGTCCAATGAGCCCCATAGCAACCTGCTCAGCCCATctcaggtggtggtggaggtggtgcccAGGCTCCTCCTGGCCCTGTGGCTTCAGCCAGAGGAAGGCCATTCAGAGCACCCAATCCTAATAAGCGGGATGGCCGTGGGCATGGTGGCGGCCGTAGTGGAGAAGCTATCCTGCATGTTAAAGGACCCTTCCCCTCACATCCCTTTCTCCCGGGCTGCTGCTTTTGACTCTGTGCAGTCGATCCTCGGGAGAATCAGTCAGTCCTTCTCCACCGATGACCTGCAGAGCCCTTTTTATATGAGCTCTGTCTGTGCCTTTGTGGCGGACGAGGTGCAGAGCTGCTTCCAGCCCCCTGCAGCCACCCTACCAGTTCCCCCTGTCCTCGCGGTGGCCGtttccaccacactaccagctgACATCCAAGCAG ACCCGGCTTcttcccacctggaggttgtggacatcacccctaacacagaggcagatccggCTTCTTCCCAACTGAAGGTTGTGGACATCACccctaacacagaggcagatccggCTTCTTCCCCACTGAAGGTTGTTGACATCACccctaacacagaggcagatccggCTTCTTTCCACCTGAATGTGAAGGTTGTGACATCACCCCACCTAACACACCAGAGGCAGATCCGGCTTCTTCCCACCTGA
- the LOC135517541 gene encoding uncharacterized protein LOC135517541 isoform X3 encodes MKNDILGLNYPEDSEVKDPLPQIELKAVTRRKVKTKRKTSANRSTVEQSTDTDAAERDFVDNQNDEEEDEVKKDPLPQMEQDAVKRNKVKTKRTKRNKVEQITNTDAGPSTSVEFSGMAVQGTSHQGQSNEKILSECVSRACQTRALDLPPIDPDAFNPIIIRFLEKLTEEQWRQLSIGRMDPVMRALLAEMCLQIVRFVSEAILEVIIPAIFRFVRIYSHVSPVSGKSLTESERSSSTNLKVRKRGSSKSSRSCTAKSSSSRNGSQTVLPNTQGDGESISSEPLSDFFGITEDSLLTGVQDSFKKSLNNVLCIQREGQVDTQSLSRVIVGEVSKKVNSIISVAIQTPISGRMSPVIFASGGVSSTKVVEEMVSGISNILQMYINGKSVEQSVVLIEDGVEVDMTHLTGQVMTALSGTVLNFSNKEENEPDKRELLCVVADHMKMLEACKSPEEMLKQGESNLNIKGAKSSLRLSTQSMDRLLTEEFQTKAIESIREIVKRFRGCTSCCSGTTSSSPTPRIGEIRDLMIDPEASELVSTFVSDMDNLTQSIRASCSPAQGEQILLENHQSKIWSYTVGCYYDMKNTLKRLLTCPEKGDLASTFVESTKILSQWFQLCAWTSVIPVMVRLTHQTPFFVNHF; translated from the exons ATGAAGAATGATATCCTGGGTTTAAACTATCCAGAAGATAGTGAAGTGAAGGATCCCCTGCCTCAGATCGAGCTCAAGGCTGTGACAAGGAGAAAAGTTAAG ACCAAGAGGAAGACCAGTGCCAACAGGTCCACAGTTGAACAGAGCACTGATACTGATGCAGCTGAGAGAGATTTTGTTGATAATCAGAATGATGAAGAAGAGGATGAGGTGAAGAAGGATCCTCTGCCTCAGATGGAGCAGGATGCCGTGAAGAGAAATAAAGTCAAG ACCAAGAGGACCAAGAGAAACAAAGTGGAGCAGATTACTAATACAGATGCAG GTCCCTCTACATCTGTGGAATTCTCTGGGATGGCAGTTCAGGGGACATCTCACCAGGGACAATCTAATGAAAAGATCCTAAGTGAGTGTGTCTCCAGGGCCTGTCAGACCAGGGCTCTTGACCTCCCGCCAATCGATCCGGATGCTTTCAACCCGATTATCATCCGGTTTCTGGAAAAACTTACTGAGGA GCAATGGAGGCAGTTAAGCATTGGCAGGATGGACCCT GTGATGAGGGCATTGCTTGCAGAGATGTGCCTGCAGATTGTGCGGTTTGTATCTGAGGCCATCCTGGAGGTCATCATCCCTGCAATTTTCCGTTTTGTACGGATATACAGCCATGTGTCTCCAGTATCCGGCAAGTCTCTGACAGAATCAGAGAGATCCTCTAGCACAAACCTGAAGGTTCGCAAGAGAGGCAGCAGCAAATCCTCAAGGTCTTGCACGGCCAAATCAAGCTCCTCTCGTAATGG GTCTCAGACAGTGTTGCCAAATACTCAGGGAGATGGTGAGTCTATTTCATCTGAGCCACTCAGTGACTTTTTTGGGATCACTGAGGACAGTCTCCTCACTGGTGTCCAGGATTCCTTCAAAAAGTCACTGAACAATGTCCTCTGTATCCAAAGAGAGGGCCAGGTAGACACTCAAAGTCTATCCCGGGTTATTGTTGGAGAAGTGTCAAAGAAGGTCAATTCCATAATCTCTGTGGCCATCCAAACTCCCATCTCTGGGCGAATGTCCCCTGTCATTTTTGCCAGTGGTGGTGTCTCCAGCACCAAGGTGGTTGAGGAGATGGTGTCTGGCATTTCCAACATACTTCAGATGTACATTAATGGGAAGAGTGTTGAGCAGAGTGTTGTTCTCATAGAGGATGGTGTTGAGGTGGATATGACACATTTAACAGGACAGGTCATGACAGCCCTCAGTGGCACTGTTTTGAACTTCAGCAATAAGGAGGAAAATGAACCCGACAAGAGGGAACTGCTTTGTGTTGTTGCTGACCACATGAAGATGCTTGAAGCTTGTAAAAGTCCCGAGGAGATGCTAAAACAAGGAGAGAGCAACCTAAATATCAAAGGTGCCAAATCTAGTCTTCGTCTGTCAACACAAAGTATGGACAGACTACTCACTGAGGAGTTTCAGACCAAGGCCATTGAATCGATCCGGGAGATCGTTAAAAGATTCAGGGGTTGTACATCATGTTGTTCTGGCACTACATCATCTAGTCCAACTCCTAGGATAGGTGAGATCAGAGACCTTATGATTGACCCTGAGGCTTCTGAGTTGGTAAGTACCTTTGTTTCAGACATGGACAATCTTACCCAGTCTATCAGGGCATCCTGCTCCCCTGCACAGGGTGAGCAGATCCTTCTTGAAAACCATCAAAGTAAGATCTGGTCTTACACTGTTGGTTGTTACTACGACATGAAAAATACGCTGAAGAGGCTTCTTACCTGTCCAGAAAAAGGGGATCTCGCAAGTACATTTGTGGAGAGCACAAAGATTCTTTCACAATGGTTCCAACTTTGTGCCTGGACGTCGGTCATTCCAGTAATGGTGAGGCTGACACATCAGACTCCATTTTTTGTAAACCACTTTTAA
- the LOC135517541 gene encoding uncharacterized protein LOC135517541 isoform X2: MEDNKSLNEDDPHDHQGLEGQVQKMKNDILGLNYPEDSEVKDPLPQIELKAVTRRKVKTKRKTSANRSTVEQSTDTDAAERDFVDNQNDEEEDEVKKDPLPQMEQDAVKRNKVKTKRTKRNKVEQITNTDAVQGTSHQGQSNEKILSECVSRACQTRALDLPPIDPDAFNPIIIRFLEKLTEEQWRQLSIGRMDPVMRALLAEMCLQIVRFVSEAILEVIIPAIFRFVRIYSHVSPVSGKSLTESERSSSTNLKVRKRGSSKSSRSCTAKSSSSRNGSQTVLPNTQGDGESISSEPLSDFFGITEDSLLTGVQDSFKKSLNNVLCIQREGQVDTQSLSRVIVGEVSKKVNSIISVAIQTPISGRMSPVIFASGGVSSTKVVEEMVSGISNILQMYINGKSVEQSVVLIEDGVEVDMTHLTGQVMTALSGTVLNFSNKEENEPDKRELLCVVADHMKMLEACKSPEEMLKQGESNLNIKGAKSSLRLSTQSMDRLLTEEFQTKAIESIREIVKRFRGCTSCCSGTTSSSPTPRIGEIRDLMIDPEASELVSTFVSDMDNLTQSIRASCSPAQGEQILLENHQSKIWSYTVGCYYDMKNTLKRLLTCPEKGDLASTFVESTKILSQWFQLCAWTSVIPVMVRLTHQTPFFVNHF, translated from the exons ATGGAGGATAATAAG AGTTTAAACGAAGATGATCCACATGATCATCAAGGTTTGGAAGGTCAAGTCCAGAAAATGAAGAATGATATCCTGGGTTTAAACTATCCAGAAGATAGTGAAGTGAAGGATCCCCTGCCTCAGATCGAGCTCAAGGCTGTGACAAGGAGAAAAGTTAAG ACCAAGAGGAAGACCAGTGCCAACAGGTCCACAGTTGAACAGAGCACTGATACTGATGCAGCTGAGAGAGATTTTGTTGATAATCAGAATGATGAAGAAGAGGATGAGGTGAAGAAGGATCCTCTGCCTCAGATGGAGCAGGATGCCGTGAAGAGAAATAAAGTCAAG ACCAAGAGGACCAAGAGAAACAAAGTGGAGCAGATTACTAATACAGATGCAG TTCAGGGGACATCTCACCAGGGACAATCTAATGAAAAGATCCTAAGTGAGTGTGTCTCCAGGGCCTGTCAGACCAGGGCTCTTGACCTCCCGCCAATCGATCCGGATGCTTTCAACCCGATTATCATCCGGTTTCTGGAAAAACTTACTGAGGA GCAATGGAGGCAGTTAAGCATTGGCAGGATGGACCCT GTGATGAGGGCATTGCTTGCAGAGATGTGCCTGCAGATTGTGCGGTTTGTATCTGAGGCCATCCTGGAGGTCATCATCCCTGCAATTTTCCGTTTTGTACGGATATACAGCCATGTGTCTCCAGTATCCGGCAAGTCTCTGACAGAATCAGAGAGATCCTCTAGCACAAACCTGAAGGTTCGCAAGAGAGGCAGCAGCAAATCCTCAAGGTCTTGCACGGCCAAATCAAGCTCCTCTCGTAATGG GTCTCAGACAGTGTTGCCAAATACTCAGGGAGATGGTGAGTCTATTTCATCTGAGCCACTCAGTGACTTTTTTGGGATCACTGAGGACAGTCTCCTCACTGGTGTCCAGGATTCCTTCAAAAAGTCACTGAACAATGTCCTCTGTATCCAAAGAGAGGGCCAGGTAGACACTCAAAGTCTATCCCGGGTTATTGTTGGAGAAGTGTCAAAGAAGGTCAATTCCATAATCTCTGTGGCCATCCAAACTCCCATCTCTGGGCGAATGTCCCCTGTCATTTTTGCCAGTGGTGGTGTCTCCAGCACCAAGGTGGTTGAGGAGATGGTGTCTGGCATTTCCAACATACTTCAGATGTACATTAATGGGAAGAGTGTTGAGCAGAGTGTTGTTCTCATAGAGGATGGTGTTGAGGTGGATATGACACATTTAACAGGACAGGTCATGACAGCCCTCAGTGGCACTGTTTTGAACTTCAGCAATAAGGAGGAAAATGAACCCGACAAGAGGGAACTGCTTTGTGTTGTTGCTGACCACATGAAGATGCTTGAAGCTTGTAAAAGTCCCGAGGAGATGCTAAAACAAGGAGAGAGCAACCTAAATATCAAAGGTGCCAAATCTAGTCTTCGTCTGTCAACACAAAGTATGGACAGACTACTCACTGAGGAGTTTCAGACCAAGGCCATTGAATCGATCCGGGAGATCGTTAAAAGATTCAGGGGTTGTACATCATGTTGTTCTGGCACTACATCATCTAGTCCAACTCCTAGGATAGGTGAGATCAGAGACCTTATGATTGACCCTGAGGCTTCTGAGTTGGTAAGTACCTTTGTTTCAGACATGGACAATCTTACCCAGTCTATCAGGGCATCCTGCTCCCCTGCACAGGGTGAGCAGATCCTTCTTGAAAACCATCAAAGTAAGATCTGGTCTTACACTGTTGGTTGTTACTACGACATGAAAAATACGCTGAAGAGGCTTCTTACCTGTCCAGAAAAAGGGGATCTCGCAAGTACATTTGTGGAGAGCACAAAGATTCTTTCACAATGGTTCCAACTTTGTGCCTGGACGTCGGTCATTCCAGTAATGGTGAGGCTGACACATCAGACTCCATTTTTTGTAAACCACTTTTAA